One segment of Pseudodesulfovibrio sp. 5S69 DNA contains the following:
- a CDS encoding extracellular solute-binding protein, with product MKKLLLAIVLTLAFAVPALAGSGELYLYIWSEYIPDEVIENFTKETGIKVHVSNYDSNEAMYAKIKLAGDGYDLIVPSSDYVGLMRRQDMLLPLDKSKLTNFANLSDKFTDQPFDPDNTFSVPYMWGSTAIAVNTGLLGESAVSSYADLWKPEMKGRLLLPNDPRDVFAIALKSLGYSLNETDPAHLEQAYQKLKKLMPFVRVFDSDSPKQALLSGEVSVGVVWNGEAYIANQENPEIKYVYPKEGFSMWMDSLCIPKGAKNLDEAHAFLNYLLRPDVAATISTEMGYSTPNAKAAEFLEPEVADNPIVYPDAATAARGEFQDDIGEAMKLYEDYWVKLKGSNE from the coding sequence ATGAAAAAGCTACTGCTCGCAATCGTCCTGACCCTCGCCTTCGCGGTCCCGGCCCTTGCCGGCAGCGGAGAACTCTACCTGTACATCTGGTCCGAATACATCCCGGACGAGGTGATCGAGAACTTCACCAAAGAGACCGGCATCAAAGTCCACGTCTCCAACTACGACAGCAACGAAGCCATGTACGCCAAGATCAAGCTGGCCGGCGACGGCTACGACCTGATCGTGCCCTCGTCCGACTATGTCGGCCTCATGCGCCGCCAGGACATGCTCCTGCCGCTCGACAAATCCAAGCTGACCAACTTCGCCAACCTGTCGGACAAATTCACGGACCAGCCCTTTGACCCGGACAACACCTTTTCCGTGCCGTACATGTGGGGCTCCACGGCCATCGCCGTGAACACCGGCCTTCTCGGCGAAAGCGCCGTGAGCTCCTACGCCGACCTCTGGAAGCCGGAGATGAAAGGCCGCCTGCTCCTGCCCAACGACCCGCGCGATGTCTTCGCCATCGCCTTGAAAAGCCTGGGCTACTCCCTGAACGAGACCGACCCGGCCCACCTGGAGCAGGCCTACCAAAAGCTCAAGAAGCTCATGCCCTTTGTCCGGGTCTTCGACTCCGACTCCCCCAAGCAGGCCCTGCTGTCCGGCGAGGTTTCCGTGGGCGTGGTCTGGAACGGCGAGGCCTACATCGCCAACCAGGAGAACCCGGAGATCAAGTACGTCTACCCCAAGGAGGGCTTCTCCATGTGGATGGATTCTCTGTGCATCCCCAAGGGGGCCAAGAACCTGGATGAGGCCCACGCATTCCTGAACTACCTGTTGCGCCCGGACGTGGCCGCGACCATCTCCACCGAGATGGGCTACTCCACCCCCAACGCCAAGGCCGCCGAATTCCTTGAGCCCGAAGTGGCCGACAACCCCATCGTCTACCCCGACGCGGCCACCGCCGCGCGCGGTGAGTTCCAGGACGACATCGGCGAGGCCATGAAGCTCTACGAGGACTACTGGGTCAAGCTGAAGGGTTCCAACGAATAG
- the potC gene encoding spermidine/putrescine ABC transporter permease PotC has product MNIWVKRVYAALVFAFLYLPLVVIAVYSFNASKYSLAWKGFTLHWYGQLLKNNTLVDAAFRSMTIAVVSATVSCVIGTLAAFMLHQYRFRGRRAVFASIFVMMMSPDIVIGISLLVLFLGVGLSLGFWTLLMGHVTLCVPFVTATVYARFKGFDPTVVEAARDLGAAEYQVFRRIVLPMAAPGLIAGWLLSFTLSLDDVIVSFFTTGPTYEVLPLRIYSMVRLGIKPDVNALSVLMIIITVAAVLLSRRLLKEKS; this is encoded by the coding sequence ATGAACATCTGGGTCAAGCGGGTCTACGCGGCCCTGGTCTTCGCCTTCCTCTACCTACCGCTGGTGGTCATCGCGGTCTATTCCTTCAACGCCTCCAAGTACTCCCTGGCCTGGAAGGGGTTCACCCTGCACTGGTACGGGCAGCTACTCAAAAACAACACCCTGGTGGACGCGGCCTTCCGCTCCATGACCATCGCCGTGGTCTCGGCCACGGTCTCCTGCGTCATCGGCACCCTGGCCGCGTTCATGCTCCACCAGTACCGCTTCAGGGGCCGCCGCGCGGTCTTCGCGTCCATCTTCGTCATGATGATGTCCCCGGACATCGTCATCGGCATCTCCCTGCTGGTCCTGTTCCTCGGCGTGGGGCTGTCGCTCGGCTTCTGGACCCTGCTCATGGGCCACGTGACCCTGTGCGTGCCGTTCGTCACGGCCACGGTCTATGCCCGGTTCAAGGGGTTCGACCCCACGGTGGTCGAGGCCGCCCGCGACCTGGGGGCCGCCGAGTACCAGGTCTTCCGGCGCATCGTCCTGCCCATGGCCGCGCCCGGCCTCATCGCGGGCTGGCTGTTGAGCTTCACCCTGTCGCTGGACGACGTCATCGTCTCCTTTTTCACCACGGGGCCGACCTACGAGGTCCTGCCCCTGCGGATATATTCCATGGTCCGTCTCGGCATAAAGCCGGACGTCAACGCACTGAGCGTACTGATGATCATTATAACCGTGGCCGCCGTCCTCCTGTCCCGGCGGCTGCTTAAGGAGAAGTCATGA
- the potB gene encoding spermidine/putrescine ABC transporter permease PotB — MKDSLFKRLVVTGVLGWMVLFGAVPTLMLLAVSFLKRDPDSLIEPALSLASYRELLQPALGSMLAESMIMAATATLLCLLIGYPFAYIVARADRRYTRTLLLLVMIPFWTNTLIRTYALVAVLKADGVVNTFLLFLGVIDAPLKLMYTPAAVFIGLVYTLLPFMILPLYAAIEKLDLKLLEASRDLGASRFSTFRKITVPLTMPGIVSGCMLVFLPALGMFYIPDILGGARTMLLGNYIRDQFLAARNIPLGAAASIAMTVIMGLMLALYYKSVRRAGRKVRI, encoded by the coding sequence ATGAAGGATAGCCTGTTCAAGCGGCTGGTCGTCACCGGCGTGCTCGGCTGGATGGTCCTGTTCGGGGCCGTGCCCACCCTCATGCTCCTGGCTGTCAGCTTCCTCAAGCGGGACCCGGACAGCCTGATCGAACCGGCTCTCTCCCTTGCGAGCTACCGCGAACTGCTCCAGCCCGCCCTGGGGTCCATGCTGGCCGAGTCCATGATCATGGCCGCCACGGCCACGCTGCTGTGCCTGCTCATCGGCTACCCCTTTGCCTACATCGTGGCCCGGGCCGACAGGCGCTACACCAGAACCCTGCTCCTGCTGGTCATGATCCCGTTCTGGACCAACACGCTGATCCGCACCTACGCCCTGGTGGCCGTGCTCAAGGCCGACGGCGTGGTCAACACGTTCCTGCTCTTCCTCGGGGTCATCGACGCGCCGCTCAAGCTCATGTACACGCCCGCGGCGGTCTTCATCGGCCTGGTCTACACCCTGTTGCCGTTCATGATCCTGCCGCTGTACGCGGCCATCGAGAAGCTGGACCTGAAGCTCCTGGAGGCCTCCCGCGACCTCGGGGCGAGCCGCTTCTCGACCTTCCGCAAGATCACCGTGCCGCTGACCATGCCCGGCATCGTCTCGGGCTGTATGCTCGTCTTCCTGCCCGCGCTGGGCATGTTCTACATCCCGGATATCCTGGGCGGGGCGCGGACCATGCTGCTCGGCAACTACATCCGCGACCAGTTCCTGGCGGCCCGCAACATCCCGCTCGGGGCCGCGGCGTCCATCGCCATGACCGTGATCATGGGGCTGATGCTCGCCCTGTACTACAAAAGCGTGCGCCGGGCCGGAAGGAAGGTGCGCATATGA
- the potA gene encoding spermidine/putrescine ABC transporter ATP-binding protein PotA: MTQPVVTLDGVSKSFDGEIAVENISLSIEDGEFITLLGPSGCGKTTILRILGGFEESDCGVVALDGRPVKGVPPESRAVNTVFQSYALFPHMNVFDNVAFGLRIAGMGEADVRRTVYEALRLVRLEPMGRRMPKELSGGQQQRVAIARAIVNKPRVLLLDEPLSALDYRLRKQMQKELKALQRTLDITFVLVTHDQEEAFSMSDRVVVMNDGRIEQVGTPREIYEEPANLYVARFVGEINALDGTITGRRGESYTAEVEGAAVLVKARREFADGDRVHVLLRPEDFRVEVMKDLEESPDLADKFAKALLKGTVDGTCYRGATYDVDITLDDGKRILVTEFFDEDSETLYFHAGDRVAVGWFEGWEVVLPHEG, from the coding sequence ATGACCCAGCCTGTCGTCACCCTGGACGGCGTCTCCAAGTCCTTTGACGGGGAGATCGCCGTCGAAAACATCTCCCTGTCCATCGAGGACGGGGAGTTCATCACTCTGCTCGGCCCCTCGGGGTGCGGCAAAACCACCATCCTGCGCATCCTCGGCGGATTCGAGGAGAGCGACTGCGGGGTGGTGGCGCTGGACGGGCGCCCGGTCAAGGGCGTGCCCCCGGAGTCCAGGGCCGTGAACACCGTGTTCCAGAGCTACGCCCTGTTCCCGCACATGAACGTCTTCGACAACGTGGCCTTCGGCCTGCGCATCGCCGGGATGGGCGAGGCCGACGTCCGGCGCACGGTGTACGAGGCGTTGCGGCTGGTCCGTCTGGAACCCATGGGCCGACGCATGCCCAAGGAACTGTCCGGCGGCCAGCAGCAGCGCGTGGCCATTGCCAGGGCCATCGTCAACAAGCCGCGCGTCCTGCTCCTGGACGAGCCCCTGTCCGCCCTGGACTACCGGTTGCGCAAACAGATGCAAAAGGAACTCAAGGCGTTGCAGCGCACCCTGGACATCACCTTCGTCCTGGTCACCCACGACCAGGAGGAGGCCTTCTCCATGTCCGACCGTGTGGTGGTCATGAACGACGGACGCATCGAACAGGTGGGCACCCCGCGCGAAATCTACGAGGAACCGGCCAACCTGTACGTGGCCCGCTTCGTGGGCGAGATCAACGCCCTGGACGGGACCATCACCGGGAGGCGGGGCGAGAGCTACACCGCCGAGGTGGAAGGCGCGGCCGTGCTGGTCAAGGCCAGGCGCGAGTTCGCCGACGGCGATCGGGTGCACGTCCTCCTGCGGCCCGAGGACTTCCGCGTGGAGGTCATGAAGGACCTGGAGGAATCCCCGGACCTGGCCGACAAGTTCGCCAAGGCGCTGCTCAAGGGCACGGTGGACGGCACCTGCTACCGGGGAGCCACCTACGACGTGGACATCACCCTGGACGACGGCAAGCGCATCCTGGTCACCGAGTTCTTCGACGAGGACAGCGAGACCCTTTACTTCCACGCAGGCGACCGGGTGGCCGTGGGCTGGTTCGAGGGTTGGGAGGTGGTCCTGCCCCATGAAGGATAG
- a CDS encoding acyltransferase family protein, whose protein sequence is MGLIRLLLAFAVFNSHFPTFEGALLVNGHEAVLTFFAISGFYMALILDRSYRDASSFYWGRFLTLYPMYVLALVISLGLLTSLDVHSLTNRETLRAIVADPAAFLVMAWTSATTIGQELLFSLARTPGGGLHFVAHNHDALWADAPLIQAWSLSLEVTFYALAPFLVRLRSRTLVGLMAASLALKVAVMASPVSDVIFFKRFFPLEFWLFAGGILAYRVHRRLPDAPRWYDYGLFLALAGLALVADGVPEALLPFFLPTAALLSMPLVFRGFKRLRFDRFAGKISYPFYLLHYIAIALFETYAEDPEGGQILAAALTASVVVHFLFNPGIESLKTKLRRRRALPVPEDGVVLQPVSLP, encoded by the coding sequence ATGGGCCTCATCCGCCTGCTGCTCGCCTTCGCGGTCTTCAATTCGCACTTCCCCACCTTCGAAGGAGCGCTCCTGGTCAACGGCCACGAGGCGGTGCTGACCTTTTTCGCCATCTCGGGCTTCTACATGGCCCTGATCCTGGACCGGTCCTACCGTGACGCGAGTTCCTTTTACTGGGGCCGCTTCCTGACCCTGTACCCCATGTACGTCCTGGCCCTGGTGATCAGCCTGGGGCTGTTGACCAGCCTGGACGTCCACTCCCTGACCAACCGGGAGACCCTGCGGGCCATCGTGGCCGACCCCGCCGCCTTCCTGGTCATGGCCTGGACCTCGGCCACGACCATCGGCCAGGAGCTGCTTTTCTCCCTGGCCCGCACACCGGGGGGCGGCCTGCACTTTGTTGCCCACAATCACGACGCCCTGTGGGCCGACGCTCCGCTCATCCAGGCCTGGTCCCTGTCGCTGGAGGTGACCTTCTATGCCCTGGCCCCGTTCCTGGTCCGGCTGCGCTCCCGGACCCTGGTCGGGCTCATGGCCGCGAGCCTGGCCCTCAAGGTCGCGGTCATGGCCTCCCCCGTGTCCGACGTGATCTTTTTCAAGCGCTTCTTCCCCCTGGAGTTCTGGCTCTTCGCGGGCGGCATCCTGGCCTACCGGGTCCACCGGCGGCTGCCCGATGCTCCGCGCTGGTACGACTACGGCCTCTTCCTGGCCCTGGCCGGGCTGGCCCTGGTGGCCGACGGCGTACCCGAGGCGCTTTTGCCCTTTTTCCTGCCCACGGCCGCCCTGCTTTCGATGCCCCTTGTCTTCCGCGGCTTCAAACGGTTACGGTTCGACAGGTTCGCGGGCAAGATCAGCTACCCGTTCTATCTGCTCCACTACATCGCCATCGCCCTGTTCGAGACCTATGCGGAAGACCCCGAAGGGGGACAGATCCTGGCCGCCGCGCTGACGGCTTCCGTGGTGGTTCATTTCCTGTTCAACCCGGGCATCGAGTCCCTGAAAACGAAATTGCGTCGCCGCCGTGCGCTTCCCGTCCCGGAGGACGGGGTTGTCCTGCAGCCCGTGAGCCTGCCGTGA
- a CDS encoding SET domain-containing protein: MMHPKTEVRFVDPTIGYGVFAAEDIPRGTIVYVRDRLEAAYAARSANRIDAAGAPGKTAYADETGVHIVSRDNARYVNHRCDCNVMATAYGFEIAVRDIWKGQEICEEYGLFDLGRDIPLNCGCTRCRKHLRPDDLERFHAAWDGLILDALTRLADVPQPLMAFMGAETKHRLRAYLCGEEPYVSVTALARRAPAVLSAIPPDTLKPAPFGVNG, from the coding sequence ATGATGCATCCCAAGACCGAAGTCCGCTTCGTCGACCCGACCATCGGGTACGGCGTGTTCGCCGCCGAGGATATCCCGCGCGGCACCATCGTCTACGTCCGCGACCGGCTGGAGGCGGCCTACGCGGCCCGCTCCGCCAACCGCATCGACGCGGCCGGCGCCCCCGGCAAGACCGCCTACGCCGACGAGACCGGCGTGCACATCGTCAGCCGCGACAACGCGCGCTACGTCAACCACCGCTGCGACTGCAACGTCATGGCCACGGCCTACGGGTTCGAGATCGCGGTGCGCGACATATGGAAGGGCCAGGAGATCTGCGAGGAGTACGGCCTGTTCGACCTGGGCCGGGACATCCCCCTGAACTGCGGCTGCACCCGCTGCCGCAAGCACCTGCGCCCCGACGACCTGGAACGGTTCCACGCGGCCTGGGACGGACTGATCCTGGACGCGCTGACCCGCTTGGCCGACGTGCCCCAGCCGCTCATGGCCTTCATGGGCGCCGAGACCAAGCACCGGCTGCGCGCCTACCTCTGCGGCGAGGAGCCCTATGTTTCGGTGACCGCACTGGCCCGGCGAGCCCCGGCCGTCCTGTCCGCGATCCCGCCCGACACCCTCAAGCCCGCCCCGTTCGGGGTCAACGGCTGA
- a CDS encoding GNAT family N-acetyltransferase gives MDTTTREDGAREDMREVRISSGITPEDVETILNMAASSGLFSADAMLSAEDMAWDCAYGNGEEAQTFLLAKVCDAQGERIIGFLCYGPIMYWPGEFELYGITVDPEFRRLGIGSALVAEMTRRAVGDLGRSIFLETGEGRAFENARLFYEANGFSVQRRFCKQFIPMDGGLVYRLNIDEEDADNTYQ, from the coding sequence ATGGACACTACTACCAGAGAAGACGGAGCCCGCGAGGACATGCGGGAGGTCCGCATCTCCTCGGGCATCACGCCCGAGGATGTGGAAACCATCCTGAACATGGCCGCGTCGAGCGGACTGTTTTCGGCCGACGCCATGCTGTCCGCCGAGGACATGGCCTGGGACTGCGCCTACGGCAACGGCGAGGAGGCCCAGACCTTCCTCCTGGCCAAGGTCTGCGACGCGCAGGGCGAGCGGATCATCGGGTTCCTCTGCTACGGCCCGATCATGTACTGGCCCGGCGAGTTCGAGCTCTACGGCATCACCGTGGATCCCGAGTTCCGCAGGCTGGGCATCGGCTCGGCCCTGGTGGCCGAGATGACCAGGCGCGCGGTCGGGGACCTGGGCCGCTCGATCTTCCTGGAGACCGGCGAGGGGCGCGCCTTCGAGAACGCCCGGCTGTTCTACGAGGCCAACGGTTTCTCGGTGCAACGCCGGTTCTGCAAGCAGTTCATCCCCATGGACGGCGGACTTGTCTACCGCCTCAACATCGACGAAGAAGACGCCGACAACACCTATCAATAG
- a CDS encoding sigma-54 dependent transcriptional regulator: MRKMLVITRDGSRSEEIGGLFGQEKHTGTGTGPSSADAAPDREVDTLFVDVESLLGKHTSVAKGLEGLWSQYPSAAIVVLADEANTHHAVDAVKAGAFDYLTRPVEREELDLVVDKVRESDVLKSELDYLRGQFWNEDSLEYVDTRSRAMRDVFVKIRQVAGTRTTVLLTGETGTGKSLIAKLIHAHSNRKSQPFISVHCGAIPDTLVESELFGHEKGAFTGAVRRKLGKFELAHGGTIFLDEIGTVSQSVQVKLLNVIQERFIQRVGGESDIPVDVRIIAATNEDMNELCERGKFRRDLFYRLNVFPIRIPPLRERREDIPRLSEVFIQQFNGLLNTEVKGIHPQVLDRLMEYEWPGNVRELENVIERACILETGDVLLPESFPPDLLDTQGEVVTSPVRTGLPLKQARRITVDRFERQYLSSLLEQCNGMIKDAAGRAGVTTRQLSKLMARHGLDKMDFRKKNS, encoded by the coding sequence ATGCGTAAAATGCTCGTCATCACCCGCGACGGGAGCCGGTCGGAGGAGATCGGCGGCCTGTTCGGCCAGGAAAAACACACCGGGACAGGGACGGGTCCGTCCTCCGCGGACGCGGCGCCGGACCGCGAGGTGGACACCCTGTTCGTGGACGTGGAGTCCCTGCTGGGCAAGCACACCTCCGTTGCCAAGGGGCTGGAGGGGCTGTGGTCACAGTACCCCTCGGCGGCCATCGTGGTCCTGGCGGACGAGGCCAACACCCATCACGCGGTGGACGCGGTCAAGGCCGGGGCCTTCGACTACCTGACCCGGCCCGTGGAGCGCGAGGAGCTGGACCTGGTCGTGGACAAGGTCCGCGAATCCGACGTGCTCAAATCCGAACTCGACTACCTGCGCGGCCAGTTCTGGAACGAGGACTCGCTGGAGTACGTGGACACCCGCAGCCGGGCCATGCGCGACGTGTTCGTCAAGATCCGACAGGTGGCCGGGACCCGGACCACGGTCCTGCTCACGGGCGAGACCGGCACCGGCAAGTCGCTCATCGCCAAGCTCATCCACGCCCACTCCAACCGCAAGAGCCAGCCGTTCATCAGCGTGCACTGCGGGGCCATCCCGGACACCCTGGTGGAGAGCGAATTGTTCGGCCACGAGAAGGGCGCCTTCACCGGCGCGGTCCGGCGCAAGCTCGGCAAGTTCGAGCTGGCCCACGGGGGCACGATCTTTCTGGATGAGATCGGCACGGTCTCGCAGTCGGTCCAGGTCAAGCTCCTGAACGTCATCCAGGAACGCTTCATCCAGCGCGTGGGCGGCGAGTCCGACATCCCGGTGGACGTGCGCATCATCGCGGCCACCAACGAGGACATGAACGAACTGTGCGAGCGCGGCAAGTTCCGGCGCGACCTGTTCTACCGACTGAACGTGTTCCCCATCCGCATCCCCCCGCTGCGCGAACGGCGCGAGGACATCCCCAGGCTGTCCGAGGTCTTTATCCAGCAGTTCAACGGGCTGCTCAACACCGAGGTCAAGGGCATCCACCCGCAGGTCCTGGACCGGCTCATGGAGTACGAATGGCCGGGCAACGTGCGCGAGCTTGAAAACGTCATCGAGCGGGCCTGCATCCTGGAGACCGGGGACGTGCTCCTGCCCGAGAGCTTCCCGCCGGACCTCCTGGACACCCAGGGCGAAGTGGTCACCTCCCCGGTCCGGACCGGCCTGCCGCTCAAGCAGGCGCGGCGCATTACCGTGGACAGGTTCGAGCGCCAGTACCTGTCGAGCCTGCTTGAGCAGTGCAACGGCATGATCAAGGACGCGGCCGGACGCGCGGGCGTGACCACCCGGCAATTGTCCAAGCTGATGGCCCGCCACGGCCTGGATAAGATGGATTTTCGAAAAAAGAATTCTTAG